The following coding sequences lie in one Rutidosis leptorrhynchoides isolate AG116_Rl617_1_P2 chromosome 6, CSIRO_AGI_Rlap_v1, whole genome shotgun sequence genomic window:
- the LOC139855935 gene encoding protein IQ-DOMAIN 10-like, translated as MGGCGWLKRLVGIKRKKEDRPNKTEIHQGSRVANGSKNRDSSVRDSSFRAGSRKVIGRSTGTKEFAATRIQTAYRSYRARKKLRCLKGTARFQVLVEADTLTKQASSALNTIHLWSKIQTEIRSRRHWMVAEGRIKQKRLENQVKIESKLHELEVEWCGGPETMDDIVSRIQQREEATIKRERAMAYAFYHQWRANSNRYYGQAYYDVSKESWGWSWKERWIAVCPWEARVVARSKPGGKKTKQVAPKILVAVKPQTTNGKGTIKAAYGTS; from the exons ATACATCAGGGTTCCAGAGTTGCAAACGGCTCAAAAAACCGGGATTCTTCTGTGAGAGATTCAAGTTTTCGTGCTGGTAGTAGAAAAGTTATCGGTCGCAGCACAGGAACAAAGGAATTTGCTGCAACTCGAATCCAAACTGCATATCGATCATATAGG GCAAGAAAAAAGCTACGTTGTCTGAAAGGGACTGCAAGATTTCAGGTGTTGGTTGAAGCTGATACTCTTACAAAACAAGCTTCTTCTGCTCTTAACACAATACATTTGTGGAGCAAAATACAAACTGAAATCAGAAGCCGACGCCATTGGATGGTAGCGGAAGGTCGAATAAAGCAAAAAAGGCTCGAAAATCAAGTGAAAATTGAGTCTAAGCTTCATGAACTTGAG GTCGAATGGTGTGGTGGGCCCGAGACAATGGATGATATTGTGTCCAGGATACAACAGCGTGAGGAGGCCACCATCAAGCGTGAGCGAGCAATGGCTTATGCCTTTTATCATCAA TGGAGGGCGAACTCAAATCGGTATTACGGTCAAGCTTATTATGATGTAAGCAAAGAGAGTTGGGGGTGGAGTTGGAAAGAGAGGTGGATCGCGGTGTGCCCATGGGAGGCTCGGGTGGTTGCACGGTCCAAGCCAGGTGGTAAAAAAACAAAGCAGGTTGCACCAAAGATACTTGTTGCAGTGAAACCCCAAACGACTAATGGAAAAGGTACAATCAAAGCAGCGTATGGTACATCTTGA